A part of Paraburkholderia azotifigens genomic DNA contains:
- a CDS encoding DUF3079 domain-containing protein, producing MARKFPLHPKHPERVCWGCDNYCPTDSLQCGNGSSRTQHPIELLGDEWYKEGDWGIEVPEDQTAR from the coding sequence ATGGCCAGGAAATTCCCACTGCATCCGAAGCATCCCGAACGCGTTTGCTGGGGATGCGATAACTACTGTCCAACCGATTCCCTGCAATGCGGAAACGGCTCCAGCCGCACACAGCACCCCATCGAACTGCTCGGCGACGAATGGTACAAGGAAGGCGACTGGGGCATCGAAGTCCCGGAAGATCAGACCGCGCGATAA
- a CDS encoding DMT family transporter — MRKTLDGLAVSSMVVLCLIWGLQQAAMKAIAADVPPLLQVSLRSGVAAVLVWVFGRLIVRDKWLKGVALGPGSVVGVLFAAEFLFVAEGLRWTAASHMAVFLYTAPMFAAVGLQLVLPSERLTRAQWAGIAVSFVGIVVTFAGPGAGAGPSAPNWMLGDLLGICAGAAWGMTTVAVRATRLSEAPATQTLFYQLVWAFVVLLPFALFSGQSRFHGTTLVWASLGFQAIVVCFFSYVAWFYLLRVYFASRLGVLSFMAPLFGVALGALLLHERLDPTFLAGAGLVLAGMFVVNGREWLKYVFARQRRDGKVGSA, encoded by the coding sequence ATGAGAAAGACTCTGGACGGCCTGGCCGTTTCAAGCATGGTAGTGCTGTGCCTGATCTGGGGACTCCAACAGGCTGCGATGAAGGCCATTGCCGCCGATGTCCCGCCACTGCTTCAGGTATCGCTGCGCTCCGGCGTCGCGGCCGTGCTGGTCTGGGTGTTCGGGCGGCTGATCGTGCGCGACAAGTGGCTCAAGGGTGTCGCGCTCGGGCCGGGATCGGTGGTCGGCGTACTGTTTGCCGCCGAGTTTCTTTTCGTTGCTGAAGGGCTGCGCTGGACGGCCGCATCGCACATGGCCGTGTTCCTTTACACCGCGCCGATGTTCGCGGCTGTCGGCCTGCAACTGGTGCTGCCTTCGGAACGCCTGACGCGCGCGCAATGGGCGGGGATCGCGGTCTCGTTCGTGGGCATCGTGGTCACGTTTGCCGGTCCGGGCGCAGGCGCCGGGCCGTCGGCGCCCAACTGGATGCTCGGCGACCTGCTGGGCATCTGTGCAGGCGCCGCGTGGGGCATGACGACGGTCGCCGTGCGCGCGACGCGTCTGAGCGAAGCACCCGCCACGCAGACGCTGTTCTATCAGCTGGTGTGGGCCTTCGTCGTGTTGCTGCCGTTCGCACTGTTCTCGGGCCAGTCCCGCTTTCACGGCACGACGCTCGTGTGGGCGAGCCTGGGATTTCAGGCGATCGTCGTGTGCTTCTTCAGCTATGTCGCCTGGTTCTATTTGCTGCGCGTCTATTTTGCGTCGCGGCTCGGCGTGCTGTCGTTCATGGCGCCGCTGTTCGGAGTCGCGCTGGGCGCGCTGCTGCTGCATGAGCGGCTCGATCCGACGTTTCTCGCAGGCGCGGGGCTTGTGCTGGCCGGCATGTTCGTGGTCAACGGGCGCGAGTGGCTGAAGTATGTGTTCGCGCGCCAGCGGCGCGATGGAAAGGTCGGCTCGGCATAG
- a CDS encoding alcohol dehydrogenase: protein MRKMRAVQVGAPGGALELVEREVPAPGAGQVLIKVQACGICHSDSLTKEGQWPGLQFPRVPGHEVAGVIDTVGAGVEGWKAGDRVGVGWHGGHCGHCAACRRGYFVVCEKAQVPGISYDGGYADYLVAPVEALARMPDDLKDVDAAPLLCAGITTFNALRNSGARAGDLVAVLGIGGLGHLGVQFARRMGFNTVVIARGEDKAPLAKQLGAHHYIDSRKQDVAEALKALGGAKVILATVTSGDAMTATLGGLGLDGKLIILGVADKPIEVPPVQFIMGRNAVQGWPSGSSADSEDTLAFSALADVKPMIETFPLERAAEAYDRMMSGAARFRVVLTM from the coding sequence ATGCGAAAGATGAGAGCGGTACAGGTCGGCGCCCCGGGCGGGGCGCTGGAACTCGTGGAGCGTGAGGTGCCGGCGCCGGGCGCCGGCCAGGTGTTGATCAAGGTGCAGGCGTGCGGCATCTGCCACAGCGACTCGCTGACGAAAGAGGGCCAGTGGCCAGGTCTGCAATTTCCGCGCGTGCCGGGTCACGAAGTGGCTGGCGTGATCGACACCGTGGGCGCAGGCGTCGAGGGCTGGAAGGCGGGCGATCGCGTGGGCGTGGGTTGGCACGGCGGACACTGCGGACATTGCGCGGCCTGCCGGCGCGGTTATTTCGTGGTGTGCGAAAAGGCGCAGGTGCCGGGCATCAGTTACGACGGCGGCTATGCCGACTATCTCGTCGCACCCGTCGAAGCGCTCGCGCGCATGCCCGACGATCTCAAGGACGTCGACGCGGCGCCGCTGCTTTGCGCGGGCATCACCACATTTAACGCGCTGCGCAACAGCGGCGCGCGGGCGGGCGATCTGGTCGCCGTGCTCGGCATCGGCGGGCTGGGGCATCTGGGCGTGCAGTTCGCGCGCCGGATGGGCTTCAACACCGTTGTCATCGCGCGCGGCGAGGACAAGGCGCCGCTCGCGAAGCAACTCGGCGCGCACCACTATATCGACAGCCGCAAGCAGGACGTGGCCGAAGCGCTGAAGGCGCTCGGCGGCGCGAAGGTGATCCTCGCGACGGTGACGAGCGGCGACGCGATGACAGCAACGCTCGGCGGACTCGGGCTCGACGGCAAGCTGATCATCCTCGGTGTCGCGGACAAGCCGATCGAGGTGCCGCCCGTGCAGTTCATCATGGGCCGCAACGCGGTGCAGGGCTGGCCGTCAGGTTCGTCGGCCGATTCGGAAGACACGCTGGCGTTCAGCGCGCTCGCCGACGTCAAGCCGATGATCGAGACCTTTCCGCTCGAACGCGCCGCTGAAGCGTACGACCGCATGATGAGCGGTGCCGCCCGTTTCCGCGTCGTGCTGACGATGTAA
- a CDS encoding DUF3348 domain-containing protein, protein MVQAPQRTAVSGPTLVRLLARLTAADVPAASQSLSDQLSQWLGWTDAIALSTALSGTPPAAVAGGARGARGAGALEQESAGLRAALADAIAGDSVLSTRRRRGAAHAQTAPAQTEASYADFRQSYLALQQSMETRIGALRGRLRSLLAAKTPEMTRLAVVDAIMERSLGARERSLFGSVPGLLGGHFERLRKASQAADAPANGAAPADSAAASPGAWLDAFRKDMQSVLLAELDIRFQPVEGLLAALRIS, encoded by the coding sequence ATGGTTCAAGCCCCTCAGCGCACTGCGGTCAGCGGCCCGACGCTCGTTCGCCTGCTCGCGCGCCTGACGGCCGCCGACGTGCCCGCCGCCAGCCAGTCGTTGTCGGATCAGTTGAGCCAGTGGCTCGGCTGGACGGACGCCATTGCGCTGTCGACGGCGCTCAGCGGCACGCCGCCCGCCGCCGTCGCTGGCGGTGCGCGCGGCGCCCGGGGCGCGGGCGCGCTCGAGCAGGAATCCGCCGGCCTGCGTGCCGCGCTGGCCGACGCCATCGCGGGCGACAGCGTGCTGAGCACGCGCCGGCGGCGCGGCGCCGCGCACGCACAGACTGCGCCTGCGCAGACCGAGGCCAGTTACGCGGATTTCCGCCAGAGCTACCTTGCGCTCCAGCAGTCGATGGAAACCCGCATCGGCGCGCTGCGCGGCCGTCTGCGGAGTCTGCTGGCGGCGAAGACGCCCGAGATGACGCGCCTCGCGGTGGTCGACGCGATCATGGAGCGCTCGCTGGGCGCCCGCGAGCGGAGCCTGTTCGGTTCGGTGCCGGGCCTGCTTGGCGGCCATTTCGAGCGCTTGCGCAAGGCCAGTCAGGCCGCCGATGCCCCAGCCAATGGCGCGGCCCCGGCGGATTCCGCAGCAGCCTCGCCCGGCGCGTGGCTCGACGCGTTCCGCAAGGACATGCAAAGCGTGTTGCTTGCTGAACTCGACATTCGTTTTCAACCGGTCGAAGGGCTGCTCGCCGCCCTTCGCATCAGCTAA